gctaataaaataattaagttatcaataataatttacatcatataaacaaaattcttACATAATTCCGCACTTATTCTCATATCTCTTAAAACATATAGAATAATGTTGATTAGAAACGTAAGGGTCTCCTATCATTGTAACAGAATCATAGTTAAAACCAAAACTTGTTATTATTCCAGAGGGTTCAGTAAAATATTGTAAGCAACCAGAAGGCGCCAAATAATTATAATCGTACACCAATTCTTTATCGATCTTATGTAAAAGTGATTCTTGTCTTGGACATTCCAATTGAGTGATTTTAATATTCCAGTAAGGTCGTGGAATGGAATTggatccaattttcatattcaattCGATGTTTTTCTTGTGATTTGGTACATcaacataaacttttaaaatagaaatacaATAGTATCGTTTATATCTGACGGGGTAACTTACCATGTTGTCCTGAATTGTGACCACAAATTTGTGGCATTCCTCTGCTAGTAGgtgtaacataaaaattatcaacaatACAAAACACATCAAGTCCATTTGTTGATGATGATGGTGGTGTTgtttcaaattgcaaaaagtctAATCTGATTTGGCAAACATTTTCGTTAGCCACAACGACATTGTACGTGCATAACCCTTCGCGTACTTCATTCGAGATTAACCCGCTACTAAAGTATGACACTTTTGCGTTCGACGTTCGACCGCAACTCTTCgtatctacaaaaaaatataatgaaatcTCATCACGTATTACACGTAACGTCGTTGTTGGTTACAGAGAACTTACAGGCGCAACAGGTGGATAGAAAGCCGCAATGGCCTCTAGGGATGCCACCGGTAAGCAAACATTCGGTTCTTGTCTTGCAAATACCCACTTCGTGAACACCACCCGGTAATGTCGAATTACATTTTGTCTGATATGGCGacactaataaataaaaaagatataaaaatgctaataagttataaattaaaatttgcttACATTTTGACAATGCGATGTTGTCTCGCATTAGAAAATCGTTGAAGATGTGGCAATTACATCCATAAGTGAATAACAccaaaattaagatgaaatttGAAGGAACCATTTTGTTAGAGCTGCTGAAAATGTATGATTTGAAACGATTTTCTTTAggtttatatacaaaaattactAGGTTACTGATTATGGAAGATATTTTAGAACAAGTACCACTAATTGAATGGTAAATAGTGTTTTTCCGGTTTTATGACCTATTTGTTATATGGAAATTGTTGCTggtttattgattttttgataaaacccATCGGAAAAGGTGTgtgtttgataaaaaaaaatcttatttttttcttaagtttatttttttatatttactatTAAACAAATAACAATCAGAATGTAAATAGTGTTTTCTAATACAAATCAAACTGcaacttttttaatcattacaaccttatacaataaatatttcaatatgtacacaaataaaacattttttttttaatttagttcctgaagtaaGGTCTACCAATAGCATAAGTACTCATTGGCATGCCAGTTTTGCTGTAAATGTCGTTTTGATCGTAATCGACGTCGTAATAAATCCCACtctgttataataaaaacaaaaataaaaatgttgccaaaaaattaatgcattttcttttgtacttACAGCAATCGACGCGTTGCTCCTGCTTTTAGGTCTGGGTACCTGAAAGTTTCTCCCTAATAGATCAGTCTTATCTTCCTCTTCGCTGGAACTTGAATTGTCCAAAGGGCGCATCCCTTGAACACTCGCAGCTCTCGCAGCTAATTGCGCTTGAAGACCCAATCTTGGAAGTGGTATTGGGGGAAGAGTACCGTGCATCGATCCATGTTGAAGAGTACCATGAACCGGTAATGTAGGATAACCGAAAACAGCTGAAGATGGGCGAGTAGGACCATTCATAACTGGTTCCggctttaaaatattaacaaaataaaattttaaaaaacaattgtgTTTGAATTTACCGCATAATGGTTAGCTTGTGCCATTGCATCAGCTATTTGA
This genomic stretch from Onthophagus taurus isolate NC chromosome 7, IU_Otau_3.0, whole genome shotgun sequence harbors:
- the LOC111429590 gene encoding uncharacterized protein → MVPSNFILILVLFTYGCNCHIFNDFLMRDNIALSKLSPYQTKCNSTLPGGVHEVGICKTRTECLLTGGIPRGHCGFLSTCCAYTKSCGRTSNAKVSYFSSGLISNEVREGLCTYNVVVANENVCQIRLDFLQFETTPPSSSTNGLDVFCIVDNFYVTPTSRGMPQICGHNSGQHVYVDVPNHKKNIELNMKIGSNSIPRPYWNIKITQLECPRQESLLHKIDKELVYDYNYLAPSGCLQYFTEPSGIITSFGFNYDSVTMIGDPYVSNQHYSICFKRYENKCGIIATIVYAQLRATNGETNCSPTNHYLQISGRAGFICANDGTPTTGPIENFPIIASPPGPIHIDFHAESNQNSVGFNINYELVASCGDVYK